The following DNA comes from Cucumis sativus cultivar 9930 chromosome 7, Cucumber_9930_V3, whole genome shotgun sequence.
AACGGCTATTAGTGTGATAATATTTATGAGTGATAgctttaatttgagaaatttggaAAGGAACGCTCAAAGTGGTGGCTACacgttgatttttttagtcttttactaattttgtGCTATATGCAATTATTTCATCACTTTGTTACatattttacaatttgttgtttaaatGTCACTTACGAAAGTGGCtcatttttaaacttaatacTCAAGTGTATAACAACGTTGTTaaagaaatgtaaatataaccaaatctaTAGACGTGAAGAGTAGTATaagttcaattttcaaaatccaaaatttaaaacaccATTCTcatcttcttgtttttttaataaacaaatgaatttCTTGGTTCTGGTTATCCATTCATAAcgtttacaaaataaaaattatcgtaaatgaaaaaactgttgaaaatatttataaaaatatatagtaaattttcaaaatttattaataatatagacgaatatactcttttttctatatCAGCGTCTATTAGTGGTAAATttgaattgtaaatattttgtttctatttgttACACTTAAAAATACCCTAAATCTAAACCTAATTTCGAAAAATAAACCGTTTGCTAATCATTCGGTTTTGTAAAGTTAAGCATATAAACGTTATTTCTATCCGTTATCCATTTAGGTTTTGAaagtatagttttttttctttggagaaAAACCATAgtcataataattaatacctttagttttttataaaaaaaaatattttgaagcaTTATGTAGTTGAAGTCAAAGCAATATGGTAATTAAGAacttgttaaaaattaaacaacgttattatattaattagataaattagtttttgactcttgaattaaacaaacttaatcattattatatcaaattcaTTGCCCAAATTgattataaactataaattaagaattgtaaattattagaaatatgTGAAGGGTTTTGCTTAGTTGGTCTCAACAATTTGTTTGGTTAAAGACAAATCAGtagataaattaaactaaaacaaaggATTAAACAAATCCAATTGAAAAAGAGACTTCTTCTATaaaccattttcattattgtgAGGCATTCaaaatcatcattattatttttttgtttgaaattactCATTTTGTTTACCATTTTATTCCATCATATTAATATTGGTCTCGATAGGAACTAAAtcattacaaattataaagtGCATAAACTAATTCGTTATGCTTTTGCTTCCTCTCATGATGATTTGCTGACTTGAAAACTAAACTTCTAACCagatatattattctttttgaatatttgttttggttcAGAGTGTTGTTGTGTGGCTgctaacaaaagaaaaaatgtattattaacTTATACTGTATATGACGTGGTTCATAGAATAGAACTTGTTACATTGACCGAATAAAACTTTATAGatcttctaaaataataaatatactCAAGTTGAATCTatcatttatttgatttatgatTGGTATAGTTAGGTataattccatttttttattgtcttgTTCAAGTTTGGTACAAGCAAAAATTTTGACAATATTAATTGGAAACTAATTGATACatagtcaaattttaatttattttgatggtaGAATCCGAAgatgattttcaaaagcaaaagtCGTTAATTATATGTCTAACACACCTTTTTACTAAACtcataaattcaaaaacatataaaacataatttttactTACCAATCAGACGTTCAAACTAGTTAATAAACCCGAtcaaaaatcttttattttttaaaaaaaatattgaaccCGAGACGTCTTATCCTCGATACATATACAAGTGTATGTTGAGTAtccaatatttttctaaaccaaaatttgttgtttttactTGAAAACACATAGACTTACATGTTAGGAGGTTAGGAAGTATATGAAcctaaattaatattacaaatacaaaaaataaaaagcatttaaaaaaaggaatagaTTGATTTTTGTGTAGTAAAATATAAGGTAacaaacacataaatatataatttatgaagATTTATAGGATTTGTTTGTTGTAATAAACAATGTTTGGAATCATTCAAATATGAACTAGCACCAATTACAACCAATAAGAAACacctaaataatattttttggtCAATGCCCACACCACCACGacttattattactattagttttcttttttcttttcaagcaatatcatatatcatatatcatatatatatatatatataaattatttcaatagcatgatataatatttatgaaaagttggTAAGGTCAAGGTCAAACTTCCCACATGAGTGAGAGATTTAACTTTTTgtcattaattaataagtaTGTGTGATGTATGATCCTTTTgatattctaaatttatggtatgataatgttaaaaagaaaaaaaaaaaattgatttataattttaggtAGTAATGTGTGTGTCATAAGTTTAGTGGTTATTCTTTGCTTAAGTAACTTTGtttgagataaaaaattgaagttcaaTTTTACAATACgaagaaaatattgtataataaaacaaaaggaatAACCTAACCCTAATTAATCAAACTGTGTAATTAGATGGTGTTAGTCATTAATTACATCTGGAATAgggttttgaaatattatcaaatttaattccAACAAAACATGGATTAATCTCAAACTTAAAATTctaggttttgtttttattcttaattaacATAATTTGTTCAAGGATCTTTTAGGTATGTTCGTGTGTGGATATGAAACTACATGGTTTGTGCATAATGTATGGATACATCATTCAAACGATTTGATAGCAATATTAATTTACTAACAATAAAACAACTAGATTGTTGCGAACAAAATATAGTgataaacaaacataaaataatattgtatttaaaacattggaaaaatagttttgtatgtaaaattaaaaagttcaaaattcaattgtATTTGTTCTATCtcttaaaatttccaaaataataattaatcatcttTCATATAGtttccaacaattttttatttagaaaaaaacactatttttttttcttgaaccTCACAAGTGGtaattaaaatagagaagtaaacaataaaatacacattttttccttttttttctttttttcctctcttaaaataatatatccaatattaattttatattttaatcagAAGCAAATGGGTTGAATTTCACAACCGGAACGCAATTGAGCGGGTGGGCCATGGGCAACCCGAGACCCGATCCGATTTCCATATTCGcctttttctcctctttgCCGTCCACTTTCCAGTCAAAGCATTGAACCATGGCGGCGATTACGACGGTGCTGGTGGTGAAAGCCAAGGTAGACCCGGGACAGCCGCGCCGTCCGCCGCCAAATGGAacgaaattgaaattttggccCTTAATTTCGTACTGGATCTGCTTCATGCTGTCGCCTTCCTTGGCCTGTGATATGAATCTCTCCGGCCGGAACTCGTTGGGATCTTCCCAGGAATTGGGATCTCTCATAATGGCGAAGAGATTAACGCCTACCATGGTGTTTTCCGGTATGTCGTAACCGTTGATTTTGCAGCTTTGTGGACAACTCCTCATCGCCACCGGCACCGCCGGGTACATTCTTAGGCCTTCCTTCACCACCGCCTACACAATTTTCAGTTCACActatttaactaaaaataagagacatttttcacaaaaattcaaattatttacaaaataactatCTAAACTGTTAGACGATGTGAAAAtagtttcaatctttttttaataactaatttgtaaaatatcaaatctttTCAAACGAAAAagtaaattgttttttttacttagTTTCCTCCATGATAGAGGCAGGATTTAAACCTTACTTGCAAGTAGGGCATATGGGGAACGTCGTTTTCCTGAACAAGTCTCGAGTCTCCGACAACGGAGAGTATCTCTTCTCTTAGCTTTTTGAGCTCTTTTGGGTGGTTGATTAGCTCTGCAATTATCCATTGCATCACCTCCGTCGACGTTCCGGTCCCGCCGACGAAAAGATCCTACGAATTAAACACCTCAATTTAACAGactaatacaataataatgacaGATACACAAAACGACATTTGTTACAATTTAAAcgccattttctttctcttccttgCCGCCACCGGCCGGCAGATAATACACGTCCGacaataatcaaattattgaatcaatcatcatttgaaaataactaatATATTTCTAATGGTTTAAATATAGCATTTGAAGactatttattctttttatttataaaaagcaaaataatagcaataactatttaaatttatagattaAAACGATCTAAAATGTGAAGTGTATAAATTTGACAACCCACTTTTTACAAATGAAGGCAACAACCTTTGAAATTATAGTAATGTTAAATATGTGAGTATAAAATACTAAGATTCCTTCCATAAATCTAATATGATCAACCATTAATGCTTCAAACTGAAATAaacatactttaatttttgtcaaagttcaaactttaaagaaaactaattaaacCCCAGATCcatatttttctcttgttCAAAGTATGATATTCCAAACcccctttttctctctcttttcttttgattaacaaaatgacaagaaaaattaaggaaaatttatttacataGAAAGGAAAAGCATTTCATGTGTcaataaaaacagaaaaatagaTGATGCAAATAAGTTATTaataatgagaagaaaaaaacaaacttaccAACAAGAAAGCCTTCACATTTGTTCTAGTAATCTTAAACTCCGCTTGACTATCTTGATGAACCTTCAAGATTATATCCATTAAATCTCTGTCTTCTCTGTCAAAACCTTCTACCTTCCCTCTCTCTTCATGTTGCTTTAATGCTTTTTCTAATATCGCATCGTACCTGTAAGAGTTGTCTCGTCATATTTAGTCAAATACGTATATATGATCATATACGATCAAAATGATCCAAGTTATGTCCTTTGTACCTCATCGTCACGTCAATGGCTTGTTTTCCATACACCCAAAATGCCACCCTTTTCAGCGGCCATCCCACCACGTCGCCGAAGGCTACTTTTGCTCCAACCTCCATTGTATCTTTTACTAGTTGTCGAATCTTTTCGGATTCGTCACTGTCATCTGCGCACCTTATGCTCATCATCATCctgttgaaatttaaaaacaaaaaagttaaaatttactACAACTCATATCAACTTAATTCTTTTAGTTCAAAAGTTGTTATTTGTTCAAGTCATTCTCTTCGATCTATCGTGATAGACTATAGTGCGGATAGTTAATATCAACCTGCAAATGCTATTGTTGGTTAGTTTCATGAGCTCTGCACCAACATCAACGAGCTGGTTGTTGTTGGCAGCAGCCACCATTTTTCGCAAGAATCTCAAAACCTCTTCATACCGAACAGCGCGTGATCGTTCAACTTGTTTCGGTGCAAGAAGCTCGGTCATGGTGAGCTTCTTCATGAAACGCCAATAGTCACCGTAAGGAGCGGCGAAGAATCCAGAGCTGCCATAGGGGGTTTCATCGCTGAAGGCAAACTTTGGACGAGAAGAAAAGGCGAGATCTTGAGTCTTAAAGACTTCGGTAGCGAGGGAAGCGGAGGAGACGACTATGCAACGGACAGCACCAAGTTGGAGGCAGAGAAGTGGGCCAAATTTGGAGGAGAGGGCAGTGAAGGACTTGTGGAGGGAGGGAGAGAGGAGGTGGAGGTGACCAAGAATAGGGATGGACGGGGGGCTCGGCGGGAGGCGGCGAAGATTGGAGGAGGATTTGGTGGTTTTTGATCTATGGAAAAGATATTGGAGGAGGAGAGTTGAGATGAAACAGAAGATGAAACAGAGGATGTAGGTGTTTGTTTCTGtcatatttctctcttttcttgtTGTTGTTTTGAGTTGAGAagttgagagagagatgagaatGAAGTTAATGAAAGATGGAATGAATCAATTTTGTTGTGTCATCTCGTTTGAGAcccttcctttcttctcttttatttatagaattcATAGACTTTGGATCTCTCTCACCCTATATGTGATTTTGAGATTTCAAATGAGTCCCTTCCATTTATACTCcaattatttcatttagtgaccaaatttataatgaaaatatcgaCTACCATTTTAAGACAATATTAAATCTAAGTATGTTAGCAtgacaaataatatttataacttgTTAGGAGAcatgaataatattttaatctacataaaaaaaatagttatcaaaacCATATACTTTTTTAACTTGTATCATATAATTAGTGAGTAGTTTTGAGGatctccttttaaaaaaattaagagatttCACCGTTTTTATAAAGATAAATGATTTCGAAATGGTATCACATGTTATCTATTAGTAATAGTTATAATTAGACTCTAAAACTCATCAAAGTTACAATAGTTATAGAGATTGAACCgccaaaatgataaaaatcaaatttatccaATCATTACCGTTCTTACAATTATGTACGTTTAAAGgtctaatttcattttgaatgaTAGAGTATAATTGCAATTATCATCATACTTTAGTGGTGgtcttttcaatttatcataaatttgtGTCTTTGATCTAgattttaataatatcaagAGTTGTTAAGTATATTTATGTCCATGCCTTATTATTTCTCCCCTATACTAATATTTATGTCCCATGGGGCTGTCTCtagaaatgaatattaattgatgccttaaaatgtatataatagTAATGAAACATAAATGATTTAGGAACTATATTGTTTAGTTGAATTAAATGATTTGGTAAAGTgtcacatattattattacttattttgtaatttttcaaatggccttttttttttatttagtacaaaagtataataataaggatccattttttattatttatattataattggtTATTTAAAAAGGGTGgaacttatatatatttcataatatataaaaagctCCAATAAAACTCCCAtcatttattaacatttttgtaaattcattgatatttgtgtaattttgaaaaggagttaaataataattggtaattccaaaaagaaaatttgttttccttctttatAAAGTCAAAATTCAACTCTAagagaaattacaataattcTTTCCACTCAAAACCCTATTTGACTCACAAGtccatttcttttatcttttaatctCTTTCTCAATAGagataaaaataacttttaggattaaacttttaaaatattataataatttagtttaattacaTATTAATACTATTTAACAATATCTGAAAGGGAGAAAATTGAAcaatatttaacttttgtgTTAATCTATTTACCATTATTAATCCAATCAATTAtaattcacatatttaaatcataatttttttataaaaaaaatctaataaactatTCACACTATGGAGAGAATTAAGgtaacttaaaaatattaaactaagGTAACTTAAACTTTCATTAGAACATAGTTTTAGACTAAAGACTAACgaagtcaaattttaatactttatTCTATAAAACAAACTCACCTTTggtattttaaataatgtatttccttcaaataaatatataattaattgtgagagcaaatggttgaaattgaaaaatatatctaattaagACAATtgtccctttttttctttaattatgcaacatgaatatatattttttatttcattcatactaattaaattaatatagtgTGTGTCTTACtctataaactaattaaatatattattaacttttgtcctcattcaatttttcctttcattattTCTCTAAAAACTTAATTGTATAATTCTTACCCATATATGAAGGTACCTCATGGGgaataatatatagaaaatagcATCGCCAATAAGTTATACAATTTATATTATGAATATGattgttaataaaattaaaactgtatatactttgtttaaataattagatcatagtttaaactaaatttgtttagtttattcGAAATTTGTattcataaacatttaatctcatcttttttattcttttactaAGGGACAATGATTTTCACTAAGAGGCAATGATTTGACCAGGTAACtaatagttatattttaattcatttatgcagttttaaatttttgtctctttctttaatgTACTTCGTCATCGAAAATATAGATCAACTTATTATTAAAAACcttcaatttcaaatgtaatatcaataaaaaaaaaatgaaatggatccATGAATGACATGTAACTATTAGActaatgttaatattttagttaaatctAAAGTTTAggtgttattatttttttctctccttgaCTTTGCCAACTAAAGCCCTTAGTCTAAACTTTGATGTATGTATGTATCATAGAATAATTTCCCATCATTGTCACAAAAACTCAtataaggttttttttctctttgcataaaatattttctacttACCATTCAATTTTcgtatgaaataaattatgcAAATGTTGTAGTGGATTTGTGCCTAAGTGctacaaaataatcaaattaatgttcttaattaaaactattgtGGATATATAGGAAACGTTAATGTTACATCATAATCGTAATTAATatcaattgaaaataaatgaaacattaATGTTACATCATAACATAATGTCGTATCCAAATgcaaaacacaaaaaacaaTCACttatctcatttaatttttctttttctaattcaattctctttttatttttcttttcttcttctttctctcatgATATCTACTTCTATATATTTTCCATAAATTTCCTTCAATCCTACTTAGTGTTTGTAGTCAATACTATTCAAATGCTTTGGAAATGTGGACTCTTTCCTCTTCATTATGTCTACCATTATATAAATCttccaatttaaatttacttcttggagaaaattaaatatctttaatGAAGTATTTTCctataaacatttttacaacaaatgtccaatattttataacagaaaattcattttatcCTCCTATagctttaaaataattgaataatatttacaaatatatatatatctatccAATACAAATAGAcatgaatattttttcatgCTATATTACCTATAAATCTAAGTTTCAATCcttcttttccttcaatttttcccattttaagctgcattttttaaaatgtgtgtgTATTGATCAATAACTTGTAtgttaagtaaaataaattacttttgttttagggaaaaaaaaaaagaaataaatggtCAGATCATGTtgcattatttaattataacagCAATTAATTGACCATTACTAAAAAAGTATTCACAACTGGACCAGATCTCttgcattattattttatatctacATATTAGAattatgtatatgtgtatatgtGTGTATTCATAACTTAGCATGACATACTTGCACGAAATATgaaatggaaattttttattatattaaacaacaataagtttaaataattgaagcaTAAGGAAAGTAAggtatattaaattaatcataaaaataaaattatgaagagaaaaaagatattCTGATTGTTCAAACTTAATGAAACAAAACATATAGAAAAGGAGGGCAATTGTTGTTTGTTTCAGATCTATTTAATCATAAACATAAGTGCAAATAATCATCCTATGAACTGCTAATCATTTTTTGATCATTAGCAAATTTGGTCGAATTTAGTcttcataatttataattagaatGTAATGTTATACTTTAACAAATAATTCTTGAGGTGTtgattatttatgttataaaatttttatccaataaactatttatgaGGTTTTATCCAACTATAAGAACTAAATTctatcttttaaaactttgaaagtcTCCCGACTTATAACCCATTTTAAATTGATGTTCTTATCATCGTTAATGATACTTTTTATTCGCTTTTTTGGTACACTTCATCATAGATATTGTTTTAGATAAATTTGGATGACATGCTACCCATCTCGCATATCTTCATTAGTGTAAAATCcaataaagagaagaagttatgtattatctaataaaatgGTCAAAGACTAGAAATCTCAACTTCACATTTCACATCACTCACCAAACTCATCTTTCAACCAATGAGTCCATATGAAGCACCTCTAAGAATTTCTAAAGTCGTTCTCATTCCAAAGTTGAAACAAACATAGTTATTCTTAACTTAAACATATATCCAACCATGACATCTATCTAAACATCATAAGCAGCGTTATTCATCATCTTCACACACCCCACCATCGTCCCAACTTCTAGAAACCTGCATTAGAAACCAAGTTTCTCAAGAATCTTCAACacaaaaactagaaaaatgtAGAGAGATCAAGAAGCAAGGAGAAATAGTTACATGGCTCGAAATTTGCAGCGCATTTCTGAGGCAGAGACATGGCCAAGTTATAATCAACACCAGAAACAGGGGGAGCATCCAACAACGCACAAATACAAGACTGGCCTAAAGTTTTGATAGCATCGCAACAGACAAGACTTGGTGGTATAGGGTGGAATGGAGACAGTGAAGGCCTACAAGGAATTAGCTGAACAAGAGAGTAAATTAGACTGTTAGAACAGAACTTGGCTTTAGCTTGCCCTAGAAAGGATGTAATTGCCAACATGAACACCAGAAACTCCAGAGGCTTGAAGATCGCCTGTTTCATCTTTGAATACAGATAAAATTCTCAAGttaaaatgaagatgaatatTCTATCTAGTGATGCTGCTTATATTGAGAGTAACTCATGCTTTCTTACACTATCTTCCTAACACAGTACCCACTTGCAAATGCAATGTGcaactttttgtttctcttacTAGCTATGTATTTTCTGAGGTTTATCtttactctttttattttatgggtGTCAGAAATTGCAAAACTCGTGTTTATGTGTAGGTGAAACAGAAGGAAAGCACCTGGTTGGTGAAACAGTCCTGAGGAAGTCAAGAAAATCAATAGGTATAAACAATGCATCCCAAAATTTTacattctaaataaaaactttcatTAGAGATAAATGAAACCTTCTAACAAGTGACTGTTCATCCCAAGAACAGTCCAACCAAATAGACTTCAATCAATGACAGTCCCAATCTTCATACACCAACAGACCAATGTAGTAAAACATCAGAAATTGTTGTTAGCTAACATTTTATTCACATTATCAAAATTAGGAAC
Coding sequences within:
- the LOC101202741 gene encoding cytochrome P450 705A12, whose protein sequence is MTETNTYILCFIFCFISTLLLQYLFHRSKTTKSSSNLRRLPPSPPSIPILGHLHLLSPSLHKSFTALSSKFGPLLCLQLGAVRCIVVSSASLATEVFKTQDLAFSSRPKFAFSDETPYGSSGFFAAPYGDYWRFMKKLTMTELLAPKQVERSRAVRYEEVLRFLRKMVAAANNNQLVDVGAELMKLTNNSICRMMMSIRCADDSDESEKIRQLVKDTMEVGAKVAFGDVVGWPLKRVAFWVYGKQAIDVTMRYDAILEKALKQHEERGKVEGFDREDRDLMDIILKVHQDSQAEFKITRTNVKAFLLDLFVGGTGTSTEVMQWIIAELINHPKELKKLREEILSVVGDSRLVQENDVPHMPYLQAVVKEGLRMYPAVPVAMRSCPQSCKINGYDIPENTMVGVNLFAIMRDPNSWEDPNEFRPERFISQAKEGDSMKQIQYEIKGQNFNFVPFGGGRRGCPGSTLAFTTSTVVIAAMVQCFDWKVDGKEEKKANMEIGSGLGLPMAHPLNCVPVVKFNPFASD